Proteins from one Bacteroides zhangwenhongii genomic window:
- a CDS encoding NADH:flavin oxidoreductase, translating into MESKLFTPVTFGPLTLRNRTIRSAAFESMCPGNTPSQMLLDYHRSVAAGGVGMTTVAYAAVTQSGLSFDRQLWMRPSIISRLNELTKAVHDEGAAVGIQIGHCGNMSHKKICGVTPISASSGFNLYSPTFVRGMEQEELPEMAQAYGNAVNLAREAGFDAVEVHAGHGYLISQFLSPYTNHRKDEFGGSLENRMRFMDLVMEEVMKAAGNDMAVIVKMNMRDGFKGGMEIDESIQVAKRLLELGAHGLVLSGGFVSKAPMYVMRGAMPIRSMAHYMDCWWLKYGVRMFGKWMIPSVPFEEAYFLKDALKFREALPEAPLIYVGGLVARQKIDEVLDAGFEAVQMGRALLNEPGFVNRMKQEEQARCSCGHSNYCIGRMYSIEMACHQHLKETLPPCLQKEIEKLEKK; encoded by the coding sequence ATGGAATCTAAACTTTTCACTCCGGTCACTTTCGGCCCTTTGACGCTGCGGAACAGGACGATACGTTCGGCAGCGTTTGAAAGTATGTGTCCGGGCAATACTCCCTCGCAGATGCTATTGGATTACCACCGCTCGGTTGCTGCGGGAGGAGTGGGGATGACGACCGTAGCTTATGCCGCCGTGACGCAAAGCGGGCTCTCTTTCGATCGTCAGTTATGGATGCGTCCGTCCATAATTTCCCGTTTGAATGAATTGACAAAAGCCGTGCACGACGAGGGTGCTGCGGTAGGTATCCAGATAGGGCATTGCGGAAATATGTCCCACAAAAAGATTTGCGGTGTCACGCCTATATCCGCTTCTTCTGGTTTTAACCTCTATTCGCCTACGTTTGTGCGTGGAATGGAACAGGAAGAACTTCCGGAAATGGCACAGGCTTACGGAAACGCTGTCAACTTGGCACGAGAAGCGGGGTTTGATGCGGTGGAAGTGCATGCCGGACACGGTTATTTAATCAGCCAATTCCTCTCACCTTACACCAACCATCGCAAAGACGAGTTCGGAGGCTCGCTGGAGAACCGGATGCGTTTTATGGATCTGGTGATGGAAGAGGTGATGAAAGCGGCGGGCAATGACATGGCGGTGATTGTCAAAATGAATATGCGCGACGGTTTCAAAGGCGGAATGGAAATAGACGAATCCATTCAGGTGGCGAAGCGGCTTCTGGAGCTGGGTGCTCACGGACTGGTGCTGAGTGGAGGCTTTGTCAGCAAAGCCCCGATGTATGTGATGCGGGGAGCGATGCCGATTCGCTCGATGGCGCACTACATGGACTGTTGGTGGCTGAAATACGGCGTCCGGATGTTCGGAAAATGGATGATTCCGTCCGTACCTTTTGAAGAGGCTTATTTCCTGAAAGACGCCTTAAAGTTCCGGGAAGCTCTTCCGGAAGCTCCCTTGATTTATGTTGGCGGACTCGTTGCCCGTCAGAAGATAGATGAAGTGCTCGATGCGGGCTTTGAAGCTGTGCAGATGGGACGTGCCTTACTCAACGAACCTGGATTTGTGAACCGGATGAAGCAGGAGGAGCAGGCCCGTTGCAGCTGTGGACACAGTAATTACTGCATAGGCCGTATGTATTCGATAGAAATGGCTTGCCATCAACATTTAAAAGAAACGTTACCTCCTTGTCTGCAAAAGGAGATTGAAAAATTGGAAAAGAAATGA
- a CDS encoding ATP-binding protein — translation MSQVKRIPYGISDFNQLRSDNCYLVDKTRYLPLIEQMPNYLFLIRPRRFGKSLFLSMMRTYYDILQRDNFDKYFGDLWIGTHPTEERNRFQVLYFDFSKAGCSGVGDGLMTSFNEYCGLVIDKFAQQYASFYNDDFESRVLSIENPKAKLAYIELEAKEKGYPLYLIIDEYDNFTNVILSEHGQKMFHGLAHASGFYREYFKQYKGMFNRIFLMGVSPVTLDDLSSGYNIDWNISTDSRFNAMMGFSETEVREMFTYYKSNGLLTGEVEAMISEMKPWYDNYCFARMSLNDDRVFNCDMTLYYLRSQIDFHRSPEDMVDKNIRTDYSKLKMLARIDHDSSREGSRMSTIEEIAAKGEILVNLHTSFPAERIVDIDNFRSLLYYYGLLTICGTRGDRLRMCIPNHCVREQYFGFLRDYYQQIHPLNLSHLKDQIDDLVYDGHWKPFFESIAGAYHENSSIRDGMEGERNLQGFLKAYLALASYYLVEPELEMNYGYCDFFLLPDKQRYPDIEHSYILELKYAARTATDAELAAQAEEGRRQLHQYSEDKIARQLAKGTTLHRLLLQFRGWEMLRCEEI, via the coding sequence ATGAGTCAAGTGAAAAGAATACCTTATGGAATATCGGATTTTAACCAATTGAGAAGTGATAATTGTTATTTGGTAGATAAGACCAGGTATCTGCCGCTGATTGAGCAAATGCCCAATTATTTGTTTCTTATTCGTCCGAGACGATTCGGGAAAAGTCTTTTCTTAAGCATGATGCGTACTTATTACGATATATTGCAGCGGGACAACTTTGACAAGTATTTTGGCGATTTATGGATTGGCACGCATCCCACTGAAGAACGCAATCGTTTTCAGGTTCTTTATTTCGATTTTTCCAAAGCCGGTTGTTCAGGCGTAGGCGACGGGTTGATGACGAGTTTTAATGAGTATTGCGGTTTGGTCATTGATAAGTTTGCCCAGCAATATGCCTCATTCTACAATGATGATTTTGAATCGAGAGTATTGAGCATTGAGAATCCGAAAGCTAAACTGGCTTATATTGAATTGGAAGCAAAGGAAAAGGGATATCCTTTGTATCTGATAATTGACGAATATGATAACTTCACGAATGTCATATTGAGCGAACACGGTCAGAAAATGTTTCATGGTCTGGCACACGCCAGTGGATTTTATCGGGAATATTTCAAGCAATATAAGGGAATGTTCAACCGCATTTTCCTGATGGGAGTTAGTCCGGTCACACTGGACGACTTGTCTAGTGGATATAATATAGATTGGAATATATCGACTGATTCTCGCTTCAATGCAATGATGGGATTCAGTGAAACGGAAGTGCGTGAGATGTTTACTTATTATAAATCAAATGGTTTGTTGACCGGTGAGGTGGAAGCGATGATATCGGAGATGAAGCCGTGGTATGATAATTATTGCTTTGCACGGATGAGCTTGAATGATGATAGAGTTTTTAATTGCGACATGACGTTATACTATTTGCGTAGCCAGATTGACTTTCATCGTTCTCCCGAAGACATGGTAGATAAAAATATTCGTACCGATTACAGTAAACTGAAGATGCTTGCCCGTATCGATCATGACAGTAGCCGTGAAGGAAGTCGTATGAGCACGATTGAGGAGATTGCTGCAAAAGGAGAGATTCTGGTGAACCTTCACACTTCATTTCCGGCGGAGAGGATAGTGGATATTGATAATTTTCGTAGCCTGCTCTATTATTACGGATTGCTTACAATTTGCGGCACACGTGGTGACCGGCTGCGGATGTGCATCCCCAATCATTGTGTACGCGAGCAATATTTCGGTTTCCTGCGTGATTATTATCAACAGATTCATCCGTTAAATCTTTCTCATTTGAAAGACCAGATAGACGATTTGGTTTACGACGGTCATTGGAAACCGTTCTTTGAGTCCATAGCCGGTGCTTATCATGAGAATTCCTCTATACGTGACGGAATGGAAGGGGAAAGAAACCTGCAAGGTTTCCTCAAGGCCTATCTGGCACTCGCTTCCTATTATCTGGTAGAGCCTGAGCTGGAGATGAATTATGGTTACTGTGACTTTTTCCTTCTGCCTGACAAGCAGCGTTATCCAGATATAGAGCACAGCTATATTCTGGAGTTGAAATACGCGGCACGTACTGCTACCGATGCGGAACTTGCGGCACAAGCAGAGGAAGGGCGCAGGCAGTTGCATCAATATAGTGAAGATAAAATAGCTCGCCAATTGGCGAAAGGCACAACTCTTCATCGTTTACTTCTTCAATTCCGGGGATGGGAGATGCTGAGATGCGAGGAAATATAA
- a CDS encoding citrate/2-methylcitrate synthase, with product MKKEYLIYKLSEEMKEATRIDNELFPKFDVKRGLRNEDGTGVLVGLTKIGNVVGYERVPGGGLKPIPGKLFYRGYDVEDISHAIIKEKRFGFEEVAYLLLSGRLPDKEELLSFRELINDNMPLEQKTKMNIIELEGSNIMNILSRSVLEMYRFDANADDTSRDNLMRQSIELISKFPTIIAYAYNMLRHATFGRSLHIRHPQEKLSIAENFLYMLKKDYTELDARTLDLLLILQAEHGGGNNSTFTVRVTSSTGTDTYSAIAAGIGSLKGPLHGGANIQVADMFHHLKENIKDWTNVDEIDTYFTRMLNKEVYNKTGLIYGIGHAVYTISDPRALLLKELARDLAREKGRESEFAFLELLEERAIATFGRVKNNGKTVSSNIDFYSGFVYEMIGLPQEIFTPLFAMARIVGWCAHRNEELTFDGKRIIRPAYKNVLEELAYVPIKKR from the coding sequence ATGAAGAAAGAGTACTTGATTTACAAGCTTTCCGAAGAGATGAAGGAAGCTACCCGGATTGACAATGAATTGTTCCCCAAATTTGACGTGAAGCGCGGACTGCGTAACGAAGACGGCACAGGAGTTCTGGTAGGTCTGACTAAAATCGGTAACGTGGTCGGTTACGAACGTGTTCCGGGAGGCGGATTGAAGCCTATACCGGGAAAATTGTTCTATCGCGGTTATGACGTGGAAGATATTTCTCATGCCATTATCAAGGAGAAACGTTTCGGCTTTGAGGAAGTGGCCTACCTGCTGCTTTCGGGACGCTTGCCGGACAAGGAAGAACTGCTTTCTTTCCGTGAACTGATCAACGACAACATGCCGTTGGAGCAGAAGACGAAAATGAATATTATTGAGTTGGAGGGAAGCAATATTATGAATATTTTGTCGCGCAGCGTGCTCGAGATGTACCGTTTTGATGCGAATGCGGACGATACCTCCAGAGACAACCTGATGCGCCAAAGTATTGAGCTGATTTCGAAGTTTCCCACTATCATTGCATACGCTTATAATATGCTTCGTCATGCTACTTTCGGGCGTTCTCTGCATATCCGCCATCCGCAGGAAAAGCTTTCTATTGCCGAAAATTTCTTATATATGCTGAAGAAGGACTATACCGAATTGGATGCTCGCACACTCGACTTGTTATTGATTCTTCAGGCAGAGCACGGTGGAGGTAACAACTCTACCTTTACGGTCCGTGTCACTTCCTCTACCGGAACGGATACCTACTCGGCCATCGCTGCCGGTATCGGTTCGTTGAAAGGTCCGCTTCATGGAGGAGCGAATATCCAAGTGGCGGATATGTTCCACCACTTGAAAGAAAATATCAAAGATTGGACGAATGTGGATGAAATAGATACTTATTTCACTCGTATGTTGAACAAGGAAGTGTACAATAAAACCGGACTTATCTATGGTATCGGTCATGCTGTCTACACCATTTCCGATCCACGTGCACTTCTGCTGAAGGAACTTGCCCGTGACCTTGCCCGTGAGAAGGGCAGAGAGAGTGAGTTTGCTTTCCTCGAACTGCTGGAAGAACGTGCTATCGCTACTTTCGGACGTGTGAAGAACAATGGAAAGACGGTATCCAGCAATATTGATTTCTATTCCGGTTTTGTGTACGAAATGATCGGACTGCCGCAGGAAATTTTCACTCCTTTGTTCGCAATGGCTCGTATTGTCGGCTGGTGTGCACACCGTAATGAGGAGCTGACCTTTGACGGAAAACGTATTATTCGTCCTGCTTATAAGAACGTTCTTGAGGAACTGGCCTATGTTCCGATCAAGAAACGCTGA
- a CDS encoding SDR family oxidoreductase, which yields MNDIKWAIITGADGGMGTEITRAVAKAGYQVIMACYNPQKAETVRACLIEETGNPNLEVMALDLASMQSVASFADRILERNLPVSLLMNNAGTMETGLHITVDGFERTVSVNYVGPYLLTRKLIPAMVRGARIVNMVSCTYAIGRIELPDFFHRGKVGEFWRIPVYSNTKLALLLFTIELSKLLRDKGITVNAADPGIVSTNIITMHKWFDPLTDIFFRPFIRKPAQGASTAIGLLLDEKEAGVTGQLYASNRRKKLSDKYVHHVQRELLWEVTERSLARWISS from the coding sequence ATGAATGATATAAAATGGGCTATCATTACCGGTGCGGACGGAGGGATGGGAACGGAAATCACACGTGCCGTTGCCAAAGCTGGTTATCAGGTAATAATGGCTTGTTACAACCCCCAAAAGGCGGAGACTGTCCGCGCTTGTTTGATTGAAGAAACCGGGAACCCGAATCTGGAAGTTATGGCTCTTGATTTGGCTTCCATGCAATCCGTAGCTTCTTTTGCCGACCGGATATTAGAACGTAACCTTCCTGTTTCTCTGCTGATGAATAATGCGGGAACGATGGAAACGGGACTTCATATTACCGTAGATGGGTTTGAGCGAACGGTTAGCGTGAATTATGTAGGACCTTATCTGCTTACCCGGAAACTGATTCCTGCGATGGTGCGCGGTGCGCGAATTGTAAACATGGTGTCTTGCACTTATGCGATCGGGCGTATTGAACTTCCCGATTTCTTTCACAGAGGCAAGGTCGGAGAATTTTGGAGAATTCCCGTTTACAGCAATACGAAACTGGCTTTATTGTTGTTTACCATTGAACTGTCCAAGCTACTCCGTGATAAAGGAATTACCGTCAATGCTGCCGATCCGGGCATTGTCTCTACTAATATTATTACTATGCATAAGTGGTTTGACCCGCTGACGGATATTTTCTTCCGGCCTTTTATTCGCAAGCCCGCACAAGGGGCTTCCACCGCTATCGGTTTGTTGTTGGATGAGAAAGAAGCCGGAGTGACGGGGCAACTGTATGCTAGCAATCGTCGGAAAAAATTATCGGATAAATACGTTCATCACGTGCAGAGGGAGCTACTGTGGGAAGTCACGGAACGTTCGTTGGCACGATGGATTTCTTCCTAA
- a CDS encoding DUF1295 domain-containing protein, with product MNLAAFNLFLGVMSLIALIVFVALYFVKAGYGIFRTSSWGAAISNKLAWILMEAPVFLVMCVMWMYSERRFEPVILTFFLFFQLHYFQRAFIFPLLLKGKSKMPLAIMSMGILFNLLNGYMQGEWIFYLAPATMYQSDWFTSPYFIIGTLLFFTGMLVNWSSDYIIRHLRKPGDTRHYLPQKGMYRYVTSANYFGEIVEWAGWAILTCSLSGLVFLWWTIANLVPRADAIWKRYREEFGDAVGTRKRVFPFLY from the coding sequence ATGAATTTAGCAGCTTTTAATCTGTTTTTGGGTGTAATGAGCTTGATTGCCCTGATTGTTTTTGTCGCTCTCTACTTCGTGAAAGCAGGATACGGAATCTTCCGCACGTCTTCGTGGGGAGCGGCTATTTCAAACAAACTGGCTTGGATACTGATGGAAGCTCCGGTCTTCCTCGTGATGTGCGTGATGTGGATGTATTCGGAACGCCGCTTTGAGCCGGTGATATTGACCTTCTTTTTATTCTTCCAACTGCATTATTTTCAACGGGCTTTCATTTTCCCTTTGTTATTGAAAGGAAAAAGTAAAATGCCGTTGGCCATCATGTCAATGGGAATCCTTTTCAATCTGTTGAATGGATATATGCAAGGAGAATGGATTTTCTACCTTGCCCCCGCAACGATGTACCAGTCCGATTGGTTCACCTCCCCGTACTTTATAATAGGTACTTTGCTGTTTTTCACGGGTATGCTGGTGAACTGGTCGTCCGATTATATCATCCGCCATTTGCGTAAACCGGGAGACACACGGCATTATCTGCCACAGAAAGGCATGTACCGCTATGTGACTTCCGCCAATTATTTCGGTGAAATCGTAGAATGGGCAGGCTGGGCAATTCTTACCTGTTCGCTTTCCGGACTTGTTTTCCTTTGGTGGACGATTGCAAACCTCGTTCCGCGAGCCGACGCCATTTGGAAACGTTATCGCGAGGAATTCGGCGACGCGGTAGGCACACGGAAGCGGGTGTTTCCTTTTCTCTACTAG
- the icd gene encoding NADP-dependent isocitrate dehydrogenase: MSKIIMQADGTLSVPDVPTVPYITGDGVGAEVTPSMQAVVNAAVQKAYGGKRRIEWKEVLAGERAFNATGSWLPEETMKAFQEYLIGIKGPLTTPVGGGIRSLNVALRQTLDLYVCLRPVRWYPGVQSPVKAPEKVNMCVFRENTEDIYAGIEWEAGTPEAEKFYKFLKDEMGVTKVRFPESSSFGVKPVSREGTERLVRAACQYALDHHLPSVTLVHKGNIMKFTEGGFKKWGYELAQREFADALADGRLVIKDCIADAFLQNMLLSPEDYSVIATLNLNGDYVSDQLAAMVGGIGIAPGANINYKTGHAIFEATHGTAPAIVGKDVVNPCSIILSAVMMLEYLGWKEAAALIEKALEQSFLDARATHDLARFMPNGVSLSTSAFTREIVERIEK; this comes from the coding sequence ATGAGCAAAATAATTATGCAAGCAGATGGTACGCTGTCAGTGCCCGATGTGCCTACCGTACCTTATATTACCGGTGATGGAGTGGGAGCGGAAGTTACTCCCTCCATGCAAGCCGTAGTCAATGCAGCTGTTCAGAAAGCGTACGGTGGCAAACGCCGTATCGAGTGGAAAGAAGTGTTGGCGGGAGAACGTGCCTTTAATGCGACAGGTTCTTGGCTACCGGAGGAGACGATGAAGGCATTTCAGGAGTATCTGATTGGTATTAAAGGTCCGTTGACGACGCCTGTCGGAGGCGGTATCCGTTCGTTGAATGTGGCGTTACGCCAGACGCTTGATTTATACGTCTGTCTTCGTCCCGTCCGTTGGTATCCGGGAGTACAGTCGCCGGTGAAAGCACCCGAAAAAGTAAATATGTGCGTGTTCCGTGAAAATACGGAAGACATTTATGCAGGTATTGAATGGGAAGCAGGCACTCCGGAAGCGGAAAAGTTTTATAAATTCCTGAAAGACGAGATGGGTGTGACAAAGGTACGTTTCCCGGAGAGCTCCTCTTTCGGTGTGAAACCGGTTTCGCGGGAAGGTACGGAACGTCTCGTGCGTGCTGCTTGCCAATACGCGTTAGACCATCATCTGCCCTCCGTAACGTTGGTTCACAAGGGAAATATAATGAAGTTCACCGAAGGCGGTTTCAAGAAATGGGGCTACGAATTGGCGCAGCGTGAATTTGCCGACGCGTTGGCAGACGGACGATTGGTAATTAAGGATTGCATTGCCGACGCTTTCCTGCAAAATATGCTTCTGAGCCCTGAAGATTACTCGGTCATAGCCACTCTGAACCTTAATGGAGACTACGTTTCCGACCAATTGGCGGCAATGGTGGGTGGTATCGGGATTGCTCCCGGAGCCAACATCAATTATAAAACGGGGCATGCCATCTTTGAAGCCACGCATGGAACAGCGCCTGCTATTGTGGGCAAAGATGTGGTGAATCCTTGCTCTATCATACTTTCGGCAGTCATGATGCTTGAGTATTTGGGTTGGAAAGAAGCGGCAGCTCTTATCGAGAAAGCTTTGGAACAGAGTTTCTTGGATGCGCGTGCCACCCATGACCTCGCTCGTTTCATGCCGAATGGAGTCTCCCTCTCCACTTCCGCTTTCACCCGTGAAATCGTGGAAAGAATAGAAAAATAG
- a CDS encoding aconitate hydratase, protein MVYDATMLEAFYTAYKGKVEHVRAILKRPLTLAEKILYAHLYDVADVKDYQRGEDYVNFRPDRVAMQDATAQMALLQFMNAGKDQVAVPSTVHCDHLIQAYKGAKEDIATARLTNEEVYDFLRDVSSRYGIGFWKPGAGIIHQVVLENYAFPGGMMVGTDSHTPNAGGLGMVAIGVGGADAVDVMTGMEWELKMPKIIGVRLTGKLNGWASPKDVILKLAGILTVKGGTNAIIEYFGPGTESLSATGKATICNMGAEVGATTSLFPFDERMATYLKATGRERVVELAETVAADLRADDEVAEEPTKYYDRVIEIDLSELEPYINGPFTPDAATPISKFAEKVLLNGYPRKMEVGLIGSCTNSSYQDLSRAASLAKQVAEKNLSVAAPLIVNPGSEQIRATAERDGMIEAFEQIGATIMANACGPCIGQWKRETDDPTRKNSIVTSFNRNFAKRADGNPNTYAFVASPELTMALTIAGDLCFNPLKDRLVNHDGEKVKLSEPVGDELPLNGFAQGNEGYVAPHGGETEIRVKPDSQRLQLLAPFPAWDGQDLLNMPLLIKAQGKCTTDHISMAGPWLRFRGHLENISDNILMGAVNAFNGETNKVWNRSTNTYGTVSGTAKMYKSEGVPSIVVAEENYGEGSSREHAAMEPRFLNVRVILAKSFARIHETNLKKQGMLALTFVDKADYDKIREHDLLSVLGLVDFAPGRNLTVVLHHEDGTKESFEVQHTYNEQQIAWFRAGSALNAR, encoded by the coding sequence CTTTCTACACTGCTTATAAAGGAAAGGTAGAACACGTACGGGCTATATTGAAACGTCCTTTGACGTTGGCCGAAAAAATACTGTATGCCCATTTGTATGATGTGGCTGATGTGAAAGATTACCAGAGAGGGGAAGATTATGTGAATTTTCGTCCCGACCGTGTTGCGATGCAGGATGCGACAGCCCAGATGGCTCTGCTTCAATTTATGAATGCGGGCAAAGATCAAGTTGCTGTGCCTTCTACGGTGCATTGTGACCATTTGATACAAGCGTATAAAGGTGCAAAAGAAGATATTGCCACTGCAAGGCTGACCAATGAAGAAGTGTACGATTTCCTTCGTGACGTATCTTCCCGCTACGGAATCGGTTTCTGGAAACCGGGAGCTGGAATTATCCATCAGGTTGTACTCGAGAACTATGCTTTTCCCGGTGGAATGATGGTAGGGACCGACTCGCACACGCCAAATGCGGGTGGACTGGGCATGGTTGCTATCGGGGTTGGCGGTGCGGATGCGGTGGACGTCATGACCGGTATGGAGTGGGAACTCAAAATGCCGAAAATCATCGGTGTCCGCCTGACCGGAAAACTGAACGGCTGGGCTTCTCCGAAAGATGTGATTTTGAAACTTGCCGGAATTCTTACCGTAAAAGGGGGAACGAACGCCATTATCGAATACTTTGGTCCAGGAACCGAATCGCTCTCGGCTACCGGGAAGGCGACCATTTGTAACATGGGGGCCGAAGTGGGGGCTACCACCTCATTGTTCCCGTTTGACGAGCGTATGGCTACCTATTTGAAAGCTACCGGAAGAGAGCGGGTGGTTGAACTGGCAGAGACCGTTGCCGCCGACCTTCGTGCTGACGATGAAGTGGCGGAGGAACCGACTAAGTATTACGACCGCGTCATTGAAATAGACCTGTCTGAACTCGAGCCTTATATAAACGGCCCTTTCACACCGGACGCTGCCACTCCTATTTCCAAGTTTGCGGAGAAGGTGTTGTTGAACGGTTACCCGCGTAAGATGGAAGTGGGATTGATCGGTTCGTGTACCAATTCGTCCTATCAGGATTTGAGCCGTGCCGCTTCTCTGGCGAAGCAGGTTGCCGAAAAGAACCTGAGTGTAGCCGCTCCGTTGATTGTGAATCCGGGTTCGGAGCAGATTCGTGCCACTGCCGAGAGGGATGGAATGATAGAAGCTTTTGAACAGATAGGAGCTACAATTATGGCAAACGCCTGTGGCCCTTGTATTGGGCAGTGGAAACGTGAGACGGATGATCCGACGCGGAAAAATTCAATTGTCACTTCCTTCAACCGTAACTTTGCCAAACGTGCCGACGGCAATCCGAATACATACGCTTTTGTCGCTTCTCCGGAACTGACGATGGCACTGACAATTGCGGGTGACCTCTGTTTCAATCCTTTGAAAGACAGACTGGTGAATCATGACGGCGAGAAGGTGAAGCTGTCTGAACCGGTGGGAGATGAACTTCCTTTGAACGGCTTTGCGCAAGGAAACGAGGGTTACGTTGCTCCTCATGGAGGAGAGACGGAAATCAGGGTGAAGCCGGATTCACAACGCTTGCAACTGTTGGCTCCTTTCCCAGCTTGGGATGGTCAAGATTTATTGAATATGCCTTTATTGATCAAAGCGCAAGGCAAATGTACTACTGATCATATTTCGATGGCAGGTCCGTGGCTCCGTTTCCGGGGACATCTGGAAAATATTTCGGATAACATATTGATGGGAGCTGTCAATGCCTTCAACGGTGAGACGAACAAGGTTTGGAACCGTTCTACCAACACTTACGGAACTGTTTCCGGTACGGCAAAAATGTATAAGTCCGAAGGAGTGCCGTCTATTGTCGTGGCCGAAGAAAATTACGGTGAAGGCTCCAGTCGTGAGCATGCGGCTATGGAACCGCGTTTTCTGAATGTACGTGTCATTCTCGCCAAGAGTTTTGCCCGTATTCATGAAACGAATCTGAAGAAACAGGGTATGCTTGCCCTCACTTTTGTAGACAAAGCCGATTATGATAAAATTCGTGAACACGACCTTCTGTCCGTGCTTGGTTTGGTGGACTTCGCTCCGGGACGCAACCTGACTGTCGTTCTCCATCACGAAGACGGGACGAAAGAGAGCTTTGAAGTGCAACACACTTATAATGAACAGCAGATAGCTTGGTTCCGTGCCGGTTCTGCCTTGAATGCCAGATAA